In Camelus dromedarius isolate mCamDro1 chromosome 4, mCamDro1.pat, whole genome shotgun sequence, the following are encoded in one genomic region:
- the AP1S3 gene encoding AP-1 complex subunit sigma-3 codes for MIHFILLFSRQGKLRLQKWYTTLPDKERKKITREIVQIILSRGQRTSSFVDWKELKLVYKRYASLYFCCAVENQDNELLTLETVHRYVELLDKYFGNVCELDIIFNFEKAYFILDEFIMGGEIQETSKKSAVKAIEDSDMLQETMEEYMNKPTF; via the exons ATACATTTCATACTGCTCTTCAGTCGACAAGGGAAATTACGGCTGCAGAAATGGTACACTACTCTCCCtgacaaggaaaggaaaaagatcacCCGGGAAATCGTTCAGATTATTCTCTCCCGTGGTCAGAGGACAAGCAGTTTTGTTGACTGGAAGGAGCTAAAGCTTGTTTATAAAAG gtATGCCAGTTTGTATTTTTGCTGTGCAGTAGAGAATCAGGACAATGAGCTCTTGACGCTAGAGACTGTGCATCGTTATGTGGAGTTGCTGGACAAATACTTTGGAAAT GTCTGCGAGCTGGATATTATCTTTAATTTCGAAAAGGCTTACTTCATCCTGGATGAGTTTATAATGGGTGGAGAAATCCAGGAAACATCCAAGAAATCCGCTGTCAAAGCCATCGAGGATTCTGATATGTTACAGGAG